In a single window of the Acyrthosiphon pisum isolate AL4f chromosome X, pea_aphid_22Mar2018_4r6ur, whole genome shotgun sequence genome:
- the LOC107882353 gene encoding major centromere autoantigen B-like — MESKNPAKKVDVLDALHYVSAAWDEITADVIKNCFRKAKFVEGDYSAVEKSSEDVQELEEFPGYAEIDEDVATSNIRSIDQIITDKIAPADVTSIDEESEDEEEDDTTPILPVVNALDYVNELRRLVASFDDADESLNHLNKIENFLNAKNIKNMKQRKIDDFLK; from the coding sequence ATGGAAAGTAAAAATCCCGCGAAAAAAGTTGACGTACTCGATGCATTACACTACGTATCTGCAGCATGGGATGAAATTACGGCTGatgtcattaaaaattgttttcgaaAAGCAAAATTTGTTGAGGGTGATTACAGTGCCGTGGAGAAAAGCAGCGAAGATGTTCAAGAATTGGAGGAGTTTCCAGGATATGCAGAAATTGACGAGGACGTCGCCACAAGTAACATTAGAAGCATTGACCAGATAATTACTGATAAAATTGCACCGGCTGATGTAACTTCTATAGATGAAGAAAGCGAAGACGAGGAAGAGGATGATACAACACCGATTCTCCCAGTAGTAAATGCACTTGATTATGTTAATGAGCTAAGAAGATTAGTTGCATCTTTTGACGACGCTGATGAATCGTTAAATCatcttaataaaattgaaaacttcctGAAtgcaaaaaacataaaaaatatgaaacaaaggAAGATAgatgattttttgaaataa